The region tagcaggtttaaaactaataaaagaaagttcttctacacacagcacatagtcaacctgtggaactccttgccagaggaggctgtgaaggctaggactagaacagagtttaaagagaagctagataatttcatggaggttaggtccataaaatgcttttaactaggggatagaaatggtgtccctggcctctgtttgtcagaggctggagagggatggcacgagacaaattgcttgatcattgtcttcagtccaccccctctggggcacctggcgctggccactgtcggcagacaggatactgggctagatgaacctttggtctgactcagtatggccgttcttaagttcttatattatgttcTTATAGAATGGGGCTGTTCCCACGTAAGCACAATTTCAGACCACACATGAGTCTCACATCTGCAGCATGTTTTAATTCACACAAAATAAACACGACCCTGATTTACCAGCCCGTATAAATATTGCACTTCTGAAAGGCCCCAAATGGTCCACAGTTCCCAGTATTTCTCAATTTCCCCTCCTAaccctaactccccccccccccccccccgccagcaaggAACAGCCGCGAAGGGTGCATAGCGGTGTGGAACCGGGCCTGCCGACCGCATCACAGCACCCAGCAACTCTGCAAATCAACAGGTCTGCCTCTTCCCCGTCTGTCTCGCTCGAAAACAGCTGAACCGATTCGCCCCAAACTTCCGTCCCCAACCCAGCCTGCTGCAGAGATGCAGCCTGGGAAATTTCAGCCCCGAGCGTTACGGTTTGGCCCAGTTATAAGCTGCCCCCCAAAAACCAGGGGTTGGAATGGAAACTATTAAGCACCCTTAGGGCCGGACTGACTGACACAGGGCAGCCCCCTCTGGTGGCCACAGGGGGGACTACATGCCAGGAGGTTCTTCCATTCCCTGCCTAGGCCCAGGTATGCACCAATCCGaacaggaggtggggggtggatTGGTCCATGGGTGGGGGTCATACAATTTCAGGGAGAGGGCATGGTGGAGAATGAGGTTGTACCattcaggggcagtggggagtttccaaggctgGGGAGTCATACCACTTTGGTGGAAATGGGGGGAGGATTGTAGAGCATGGGGGATATACCATGTGAGAGGAAAAGGCTATACTGTGGGGTGGGGAACTGTGCCGCATGTGGGGGGGGCATACCACTTTGGTGGAAATGGGGGGAGTTGGAGGATAGGAGTTGTACCACtgagaggggagtggagggggaattGAGGAGAAGGAAGGTTGTACCATTTGAGGGGAGGAAAGGGCCGGTACATTTTAAACTTTGCCTCCTTCCTTAAATAAATAGTGgaagtaaaaaacaacaacaacaaaaagccgaGAGGTAGGAAACCGAAGTGAGCACGTGCgcactgtgcctttaagaggcgtGGCAACCTAAATGGAGCAGGAGGTAGCCAGAGGCCAGTGACAAATCGATGCCTGTGTGCAGGTCCTTAGCGTGTGGGGAGATACCATTGGAgacagtgggggggtggggatccGGGAGGCCAGCCCCCCACGTGGCACCTTCCCGGAGCAGTGGAGTTCTGCCAGCCGGGGGCCACCGGGTCCTTGGCTTTCTCACGAGGGAGGCACGTCTGTTGTGCCCTCCAGTTTCCTCTTCTGCTTTTCCATCACGGCTTCCAGTTCGGAGATTTTCTTCACGTCCTGGAAGGGCAAAGACGGTGTCAGCCATGGGCCTAGAAACCCACAGCtgagctgggagagaacccaggagtcctggtcccCGCCTCCCCTTCTCTCACCACTAGACCctactgccctcccagcaccaggcACCTTAAGGGGGAGGCGGGTAGGTTGGGGGGAAATCATAGTACCTCCAGCATGGCTTTGTGCACCGTGACCTGGCTGTAGACTCTGGTTCCTTCCTCGGGGCTGATGGCCTGGAATTCAGCCTTGCCAAGCGAGAAAAGCTGAGACCCGTTCAGCACCCCCAGAGCACTCACCGtcctgaggggaggaggaagaaggggtaGTCAGGCCCAGAGCCCCACAGGGACCtcctctgctgctccctcccagtgctgtgagcttccccatggcagtggccccctccccagccacgaTGCGGTGGATGCTGAAGCAAGAATGGCTACAAACAGCAATGCACAACGTCCGTCAACTGATGGATTAATGCCTTCCTGTCCCTTTTTTCCGATTGGTCCAATGAGTCATTAGCATCTTTTTTGCCGCTTCCCCAGCTGCCCAATGAAATGCAATGATGAAGGATTCCACAGGAAGGCCCCATCCAATCACGGCTCGCCTGGGATCCAGCTGGCCAATGGCGGTTCTGAGCCACcaccaatcaggcagcagcaagaGACCAAGTAGGCGCCTCAGGCAGGGAAGAGCCAGCCAATCAGAACAAAGAGGAAAGTTGATTCAaataatagtgtgtgtgtgggggggggggaaatgttgtGACTTCTTCCAGCCAATCAGAAGCCACAAGGCTCCACAACAACCAATCAGCGCAGAGAGAAAGGCCATGTGAGGCAGTCAAGAGTGTCACAGGTCCCCCTCCCCAACCAACCAATCAGAAGCCAGGAGATGGTAATCCGGCCAATGAGAGCAGAGCTAGACTGGAAGAGAAAGGCAGGATGCCCCCACCAATCAGAAGCCAGGAGGTGCCAAGCCAGCCAATGGGGAAGCACAGACATAGCAAAGCAACCAATCAGAGCATGCCCAATGCCCACTCACAAGGGCCCAAATCCTTTGGCCTCCAGCCAGGCCTGGACCTGGGCGGGGTTGGAGTCGTGGTCGAGCGGCACGGACGTGTCCGGTGCCCGCTGCACCAGGAAGGGCTTGGCGGGGGCTCCCCGGCCGGCCACCAGGCGCTGCATCAGCTCCTCGTTCAGCCGCTCTGCGGGACGGGAGAGCCGCCGttacccagcatgcactgggagaggacccccccccgaaccccatatatggggcagggcctgggggccctCTCTAGGATACAGCCCCCCCGACCGCagaaggagagggcagggcttggggactCACCCCCATCCTACCCACACatagggggcagggcttggagactCACCCCCATCCTACCCACACATAGGGGGCAGGGCTTGCAGTTTCTATGGGgatgctctcccctctcccccccacacaaggGATAGGACTTGGGGTGTCTAGGGGGGGATCTCAGTCCCTCACACCTAggggcactgcccccctccccttacaGACAGGGGGCGCCTTACCTCTCTCCCTGGGGTCTTGGCCAACCCCCTCGGAGCCGTTCCACCTGGTCCCATTCGGGGTGGGGGTGTTTTTCTTCGgagccggcagggctggggggtcctaGTCAGGATGGAAGGCAGGGAGAAGAAAAATTAGCCCCCCGTGGCCCTGTGCCACACCCCTTCCTGGGCCGGGTGGGAGCCGGTACCCCCTGGAGGGGACAGACCCGCCCCTGCGTTGCTGGGCTCACCGGGAGGCCGGTCTGgcaagggctggagctggggctgccggTCCCGTGGGGCAGGTGGCCCAGGCCGTggctctggctggcagggagcgggcTGAGGATGTTGTAGGGCACGTAGCCCTGCTGGCCGGAGCGGTTCTGGACCTTCCACCACTTCTTGGAGTTgtccagcacctggagggagagaCACTGAGCCACAGGCGGTGTGCCCTGGCGCTGCGAGCTTcctcccagcagtgccccagatgGGGACCCCGATACTGCGAGCTTcctcccagcagtgccccagatgGGGACCCCAATCCTGTGAGCTTCCTCCCAACAGTGCCCCAGACGGCCAGACAGGGACCCAATGCTGTGAACTTCCTCTCAGCAGTGCCACAGCATTGTGAGCTTCTCCCCCCCtaccgcgcacacacacacacacacacgcacacacaccaatGTCCGCAGACAAACTCCTACTGTGAGCTTCCCCtcagcagtgccctgcccccagcagtcaGAACCTGGAGAGGGACTCACCTCCAGAgtctccccctgcagcacagacATCTCATTGTTGTTCCTGGCTACAAAGTCATAGGTGCAGCTCACAAACTGGCCTTCTGTTGTGTGTtgatggctggggggggaagaagggagcaaAACTGGGTTAGGGGGAGcgggatctagtggttagagcagagaagggttgggagtcaggactcctgggttctccccccagctctgggaagggagtgaggtctagtggttagagcagagaagggctgagaggcaggactcctgggttctccccccagctctgggaagggagtgaggtctagtggttagagcagagaagggctgagaggcaggactcctgggttctccccccagctctgggaggggtcgCCCCATAGTCCCCCACTGCCCCATTTCCTCAGGTGCAGAACTCCCCCCCTCCAGCCGTACACATGCAGCGAAGTTTGGAGCGTCAGCGCCGCACCGGGGCCCAAGGGGTTGCACCAGGCAAGcgggggggacagggaggggaccCCCAGCAGCCAAGCCcatgcaggagtcgggggaaaggggggagaaagGTCTGCACCCCCGCCCTGAATCTCCCCTCTCCCTACcttggctgggctgctggggggggtgttgGCGGGACGGGTTCGCGCTCTCCTCCGAAGTCTTCCTCTTTCGTTCCCTCCTTCCTCTCTACCCCATCAggtgcccccctgctctgacaGCTGGGGTACAGCCCCCGGTACCCCCCAGCcaccgcagcccctgccccccaatatctaaccccctccctgcaccccaccccctctgctcccaACCAGCCCCGAGCCCCCATCTCTCTGCAGCAACAAAccaattcccctccctcccccagcctccccccaccccccagcctgcccccccctcaccaccgaacccacctgccccccccccccaaggagaaacaaagacaaaacaaagaaaaggccTTTTTTAGTTTCTCATCTCAAATAGCCCCTGGGCAGCCCGCCAGACCCCaggacctccccctccccctgtgggaaccccccaacctccctgcaCCAAGCCCCTTCCCATTCCCCCCACGGACCCCCCACAGACCCTCTCTGAGCTCCAgcaccccccacactcctgccctcCATGCCGGGGGGAGTgacagcttgggggaggggggcagggggcagtatgggggaaggggcagcgtgGGGGGGACACGGAGGGGGAGCTACGTACCCGTTAGCTGCGATTGGAGGAGCCGATTGCTGCAGAAAGAAGGGGGAACATGAGTGGGGTGTGAGTGACCCCCCCTGCTAggacccgccccacagccctcccctgtcccactgcacccccagctctctgcccccgaTCTCTCATACGCCCCATTTCCTAGCCACCCCCAAACCCCCCAGCCTCACCCATCTCTCCCTCACCCCTTCTCCCATCCCCCAACTCCCCTCTTTATTGgcacctcccccacctgcctcctcccctccccatccttttccccacccctctcatccCTTAGATGGGGGGGTCACCTCGCCCCCCCGCCACTCACCTGTTCCCGGCGAGCCTCGTGTAAGTGCTGAGTCTCCACGGGGTCCTCCCAGGGCTGCCCATCGGGGCCCAGGCGTGGCGGGGCCCAGCCGCTTTGGAAGCTCAGGTTATAGGGGGCGGCGTGGTCCCGGGGGAAATCCAccctggggcagagagagagacaacgaggggtcacccaatgacatgaaaaggcaacaggtttaaaaccaacacaaGGAAGCACATCGCCCGAGGCaccgttcacctgtggaactcctcgctacaggatgttgggaaggccaggactgcaacagggttcaaaaaagagcaagtgACATACCGGGGCCGGGTCCAGTTGTCGCCCAGTGAGCCCCACAGCTCGGCCTCCTGGGCTCCCAGGCAGCCCCGCAGCAGGGCGATGGCCTCCCGGGTCAGCATGGGCGAGCGGATCTCGCTGGCGAACTCCGGGCCCCCCGATGCCTCCACCACCTGGGAGCAGAGAGGGTAGCCCCCCTTCGATCAGGGTCAGCAAGAGACACCCCGGGCTCTCTCAAGTCCTTCTGTTCCCCCCACTGGGATACACAGCCACAGCTGCACCCCTTCCAgtccccctgctgcccagcccccaaCCTCTGCTGTCGTCTCCCCCAGACTCCCCCACTGATATCCCCTCTCCCTTCACTCCCCAGCCCTTCAGGAGACACCAACTAACCCCCTCCAGCCACACCCTTCCCAGATGctgggaagccccccccccatgctgggaCCTGTTCCCACACCCAGAACCCCACAattccagaccctgcagcccccaatCTGCCTCCCTCCTAGCTCAGAGCTCCCTAAAAAACCTAGCCCCCCCAGGAGCTGGGATCCCACATTCCCTCCAacccctccagtcccctcccccactggggtCACCCTCCCAATCCCAGCTCCAGAAattcccagccccacagcctatggcagccccccacttctgccccccACTCACCATTTTCAGGGGGCCAAACAGGAAGTGCACCAACTCCTCCGAAGTGGGGTTCAAGATGTTGGGCTGGAGTCtcgcctgggggggaggggaagggagagagaccccccccaatcGGGGGTCAGTGAACCCTACAAATTccagattgggggaggggtgggagagggaccGGACTCTTGGGTTCTTTCCctagggaggtgggagggggactatgtgggggggtgggggggatctgGGAGCTACTGGGTCCCAtccctggctctggctggggggggcaaaTGGGGGTCCCAACTGCGGGCGGGGGGATAGGGGCTGCGCGCTCCGTCCCCAGCGGTCACTCACCAGGAGGCTGAAGCAGTATTTCATCTTGGCCAGGGTGTCCTCGAATTCCTCCATGAGGGGCGGCCGGGCCCGCAGGGTCAGCAGCCCCTCTGCgggggcaggaaagggttaatcctctgccggggggggggcagggtaagTGTGGGGGTGTCTGTGGAATGGGTGGACGTCGCGGCAACAGGGCACCCGCacagcgtgggggaggggctgcaatatgggggggaagaaagggggacctccccccacccagcccctcggCATGGGCAGTTCCCAGTGGTGGGGGGCATGGGGAAGGGCAGATGAGGGGTCTTGGGGGCAGACGGCGGGGGGCGGGTCTTGGGGCCTCACCCCCTGGCTGGCGGTGGCGCCCCCGGCTGGAGCGTTTCAGCTGCTCCAGGACCCGCTGGGCCTCAGCCGATTTCTGCagtttgcccacgaaaacttcgATCTCGTCGAAAATCCGATTGAGCAGCtcctgggggggaagaggggctgggggtgagcAGGGGGGTGGGCAGCCCCCAGTCCCTGCCTGCTTGGGGAAAGAGGCCCAGCCTGTCCCCCTCCATCAGGGGACATggcaaagctccccccccccacaaccaagCACTAGGTCtgacccccacctctgccccatagGGGCCGGGCTGATCATGTgaacccagccccacctcttccccccgcaCCTCCAATCGcctctcccctctctgccccccagcccgtgacacctcccccacaccctcacccccagtcccccccccatccagcccctcaACTCACCACTTCACGCTCCGTCCGCAGCGACGCTGGGTCCGCGGGCTCAGCTGGGGGCACAAAGGAcggggggtcaggactcctgggtcttccccagcttggggaggggagtgggggctagtggttagagcaggggctgggagcccggactcctgggctctctctagggttgccaacccccccccccccccggtttctCAGGGACTCTCCTGGATTCGGGGTCAATC is a window of Pelodiscus sinensis isolate JC-2024 unplaced genomic scaffold, ASM4963464v1 ctg86, whole genome shotgun sequence DNA encoding:
- the EPS8L1 gene encoding epidermal growth factor receptor kinase substrate 8-like protein 1, with the translated sequence MSSSGSDVSKLSAREIYEQRKKYSNSILQDVSQYTVNHLVTFPMREAAEQRLVEDALRKVAAMEAKGQVWAQEMLLQVTSSAIRLLDVHTKEELENYGLGGVLRCDALPPSAHARSLLLLLCQDAEQAQPDAHVFQCDHIGAEPIREDINSALLDFKSGGNSQRKEALRANQEKMQNGDPPAPGPSSRPPPPHRKLVITPLAPQDEMETQSQRDAAEPADPASLRTEREVELLNRIFDEIEVFVGKLQKSAEAQRVLEQLKRSSRGRHRQPGEGLLTLRARPPLMEEFEDTLAKMKYCFSLLARLQPNILNPTSEELVHFLFGPLKMVVEASGGPEFASEIRSPMLTREAIALLRGCLGAQEAELWGSLGDNWTRPRVDFPRDHAAPYNLSFQSGWAPPRLGPDGQPWEDPVETQHLHEARREQQSAPPIAANGHQHTTEGQFVSCTYDFVARNNNEMSVLQGETLEVLDNSKKWWKVQNRSGQQGYVPYNILSPLPASQSHGLGHLPHGTGSPSSSPCQTGLPDPPALPAPKKNTPTPNGTRWNGSEGVGQDPRERERLNEELMQRLVAGRGAPAKPFLVQRAPDTSVPLDHDSNPAQVQAWLEAKGFGPLTVSALGVLNGSQLFSLGKAEFQAISPEEGTRVYSQVTVHKAMLEDVKKISELEAVMEKQKRKLEGTTDVPPS